The genomic segment CCGTCGCCCCAATTACCCTTCGGCTCGATCCAGTAGCTCGGCCGCTCTTCGTAAGCCAGCTCGATGTCCTGGTAGCTGGAGAAATTGCGGTCGCGCTGCATCAGGCCGAAGCCCTTGACGTTGCTGACCGGGAAGTTGTGCACCTCCTGCACCAGCGGATTGCGAAGCGGGCGCCAGATCCATTCACCCTTGTCGGTGTGCATCAGAAGGCCGTCGGAATCGTGCAGCTCGGTGCGGAATTCGTCGTATTTGTTGCGGTCGTTGAGGTGGCGATCGTTCTCGCCGAGGAAGAACATGGAGGTCAGTGGCGCCAGGCCCATGCGGTCGATGGGCTTGCGCGGGAACAGATTGGCCTCGACGTCGACAGGCGTTTCCGGACCGGGCGTGAAGACGAATTTGTAGGCGCCGGCCAGGGACGGGCTGTCGAGCAGCGCGTAGATCGTCAGGTGGTCCGTGTTGGCATCGGGCGTATCGATCCAGAACTCGCGGAAGAACGGGAATTCCTCGTTATTGTCGAGGAGGCCGGTGCCGATACTGAGCCCGCGGGCAGAGAGGCCGTATTTCTGGTCGCGGCCCAGCCAGCGGAAATAGCTGGCGCCGATGAAGGACAGGATCTCGTCGCTGCCGCGCGGGTCGTTGAGCGGGTAATGGACCCGGAAGCCGGCGAAGCCAAGGTTGACCGGCAGCGGCTTATCGAACTTGGCGCGGCCGTAATCGAACAGATTGGCGGTGTAGGGAATCGGCGTGGCGACCCCGTCGCGGATCGTATTGATGGTGACCGGGCGCAGGAACAGGTGGCCGAGGTGGAAAAGTTGCAGGCGGAAGCGTCCGCCGGTGGCGCCGAGCATGGAACGGTCGGAGCGGAAGCGGATCTCGCGCCAAGCGTCGAAGTCGAGCTTGGTCAGCTGTTCGGGCAGGGGCGTCACGGAGGCATCGTAGGGAGCCGCTGAGACCTCCCGGGCACGCTTGATCACATCCTCGAAGCCAAACGTCGGCTGATTGGCCGGCGGAGCAGTTTGTGGCTGCGGCGCAGGCGGTTTTTGCGTGGACTGGGCGTTGGCTGCGGCCGGAATCGCCGCCGCGGCTACTGCCATTCCAGCGACAATGGTACGGCGTGTCACTTCGGTCATGGCGCTCCCTTCAACTGGGCTTGCGGAGGATGTGTCGTTGCGAGATGAGATGCCAGTAAAGCGGTTTTGGCATGGCGGCAAGATGTGGTTCTGGTGCCATGAACGTGGACGCATTGTCTCAGCTAACAAAAAAAATCACAGATTACGAAAATATCACTTGAACCCAGCGCGATGATGCGTATTTTCCGCCTTGCCCAAATCGCACGTGCCTGTGGTCGTGTGTCGGTTGACGGGGTCCGGACAAGAGGCCGGTTAACCGTCAGTAAAAACCGGCAGCCGGAGCGAACCGGCGAACCCCGCCAAACGGGGGACGCGACTTAAAGCAACGACGGACCGGGCTTTTTCGTCTCTGCCAGAATCCAAATCTGGCTTACCGAAGAGGCTAGTCTTTCTTGCCGGGCGTGCGGAACGGGGCTCCCCCATTCCAAACGAAGGCTTCCCAGACCACCAAAGGTCCATGGACATGTCCGTGGCCTGACGTGGCGCAAGAGCCAACGGCGCAGCACCCGACCGGGGTGGTTTCGCAGGTCCTTACTCAAGGTTCTGCAAGCTGCTCGCGGTCACGGTTGATGCTCACACACGCTTGCCGCGTCTCCACAGCGCGGCGGCCCAAGTGCGCGTCTTCCACCCGATGTTGAATGGTATTGCGCGGCTGAGGCCGCGCCATTGGAAGGGATGCCGCGATGACCGATCGCATTCTGGAATTTTTCCGCGCTCGCCGTGCCGAAGGCCGCGATACCGGACCTTGCCTTGTCGTCGACCTCGAGGTCGTGCGCGACAATTACAACGCTTTTGCTCGGGCGTTGCCGGACACGCGCGTGTTCTACGCCGTGAAGGCGAACCCGCAGCCGGCCGTGCTCGATTTGCTCGCCAAGCTGGGCTCCTGCTTCGACACCGCTTCGGTGGTCGAGATTCAGCAGGTGCTCGCCACTGGCTGTTCGCCCGATCGCATCAGCTTCGGCAACACCATCAAGAAGGAGCGTGACGTCGCGCGCGCCTACGAGCTCGGCATTCGTCTGTTCGCCGTGGACAGCGTCGCCGAGGTCGAGAAGGTTGCACGTGCTGCTCCGGGCGCGAAGGTGTTCTGTCGCATCCTGTGTGACGGCGCCGGCGCCGAATGGCCGCTGTCGCGTAAATTCGGCTGCGTGCCGGAAATGGCTGTGGGCGTGCTCGAACATGCACATCGCTTGGGCCTGACCGCCTATGGCATTTCGTTCCACGTTGGATCGCAGCAGCGTAATCCGAAGATGTGGGACGGCGCGCTGAAGTCCTCGGCTGGCATCTTCCGTGAACTGGCCGAACGCGGCATTCACCTGTCGATGGTCAACCTCGGCGGTGGCTTCCCGACGAAATATCTGCGCGACGTGCCGGCGGTGAAGGCCTACGGCCAGTCGATCTTCCGCAGCCTGCGCAAGCATTTCGGCAACCGTATCCCGGAGACGATCATCGAGCCGGGTCGCGGCATGGTCGGCAATGCCGGCGTGATCGAGGCGGAAGTCATTCTGGTCTCGAAGAAGGCGAATGACGATAAGGTGAAATGGGTTTACCTCGACATCGGCAAGTTCAACGGACTGGCCGAGACCATGGACGAGATGATCCGCTATCCGATCCGTACCGCCGTCGATGGTGACGAGATGGAGCCGTGCGTGATCGCCGGGCCGACCTGCGATTCCGTCGACGTGCTCTACGAGAAGGAGCCATACATGCTCCCCGTCTCGCTGGAGATCGGCGCGAAAGTGTTGATCGAAGGCACGGGCGCTTACACGACGACCTATTCGGCCGTCGAGTTCAACGGCTTCCCGCCGCTCGAAACCCACGTGATCTAACAGATCTTTGATCTGAGATCGTTTCCCAGTACCGAACGGCCCCTGTGCAAGAGAGAAACTTGCCGGGGGTGCGAGGCTCGCCTGATCTCCAAGAGGAGGATCGGATGACCCTGTCTGCGCATGTTTCCCAACCGGCCGTTGCCGGACATCAACCGGTCGCCGCGGCCTCGCTGCGGGCGCTGCCGGATCGTCGTCGCATCGTGATCCGTGAGGAGCGCGCGGCTGACCTGAACGCGCGCGAAGCGCTGCTCGACAGCGCCATGGGGCTTGACCGGCGGCTGAAGTCGAGCGAGCGGCTGCGCGAGGACCAGGCGCCGGCGCGCGGGCTGGCGCTCGTCGCCACCGTTGACCGGGAGGTCGTCGGCAGTGTTCGCCTGTGGCACGTGCGGGACGCCGATGGGCGTCCGGCGCTGCTGCTTGGCCCGCTTGCTGTTAAGGTCAAGGATCGGGCGCTTGGGATCGGCGGCATGCTGATGCGCGAGGCGATTGCCCGTGCCGCCGCGCGCGGCCATGGCGCCATCCTGCTGGTGGGCGACGCCGCTTATTACGAGCGTTTCGGCTTTTCAGCCGCGCTGACCGGTGCGCTCGACATGCCGGGGCCGGTCGATCGGGCCCGTTTCCTGGGGCTTGAATTGAAACCGGGCACTCTGGCCGGCGCGCGTGGTTGCCTCCTCGCGCCGGCATCTGCGAGGGATGTTCGTCGCGCGGCCTAGTTTCAGCCGCCTGTAACACCGCCCGCACCGTCCCGGCCAATTTTCATTGACCGTGACGGTGCGGTTTGCTTTTTGGCAGCACATCGACCGGCTCTCCCGTGGGGCCGGCTCCCCGAACGTATGGGCTCAACATTCGAGCCCGCTATTTTCCAAAAAATTCCAGGAGTAAGAAAAATGACGGATTGGCCCGTGCATGGCCGGATTGATGGCGCGATCGTCATGATCGGCTTTGGTTCAATCGGCCGCGGCACCCTGCCGCTGATCGAACGCCATTTTCAGTTCGACAAGTCGAAATTCGTGGTCATCGCGCCCGACGATGCTGATCGCCGCCTGCTCGATGAGCGCGGCATCACCTTCCTGCATGAAGCCGTGACCAAGGAAAACTACCGCACCTTGCTGGAGCCGCTGCTGAAGGCCGGCAAGGGGCAGGGCTTCTGCGTCAATCTTTCGGTTGATACGGGTTCCGTCGACCTCATGGAGTTCTGCCGTGAGATCGGTGTGCTTTATGTCGACACCGTCGTCGAGCCGTGGCCGGGTTTCTATTTCGACAAGAGCAAGGGGCCGGAAGCGCGCACTAACTACGCGCTGCGCGAGACCCTGCTTGCGGCCAAGCGGCGCAATCCAGGTGGGACGACCGCGGTGTCGACCTGCGGTGCCAACCCCGGCATGGTGTCGTGGCTCGTCAAGCAGGCGCTGGTCAATCTCGCCGCCGATCTTGGCGTCAGCATTCCTACGCCGACGGCGCGTGAAGGCTGGGGCAAGATGATGCAGCAGCTTGGCGTCAAGGGCGTGCATATCGCCGAACGCGATACGCAGCGTGCCAAGTCGCCGAAGCCGCAGCGCGTTTTCGTCAACACCTGGTCGGTCGAAGGCTTCGTGTCGGAAGGCTTGCAGCCGGCGGAGCTGGGCTGGGGCACCCACGAGAAGTGGATGCCGGAGAACGCCCGCACCCACGCGGAAGGCTGTGGCGCGGCGATCTTCTTGCTGCAGCCTGGCGCCAACACGCGGGTGCGTTCGTGGACGCCGACGGCGCAGGCGCAATATGCCTTCCTCGTCACGCATAACGAGTCGATCTCGATCGCCGACTATTTCACCGTGCGTGATGCGGCCGGCAAGCCGGCGTTCCGGCCGACCTGTCACTATGCCTATCACCCGTGCAACGACGCGGTGCTGAGCCTGCATGAAATGTTCGGCCAGGGCGGCAAGGTGCAGGACAAGGTGCACATCCTTGAAGAAGACGAGATCGCCGACGGTATCGACGAACTCGGCGTGCTGCTCTACGGCCATGGCAAGAACGCCTATTGGTTTG from the Beijerinckia sp. 28-YEA-48 genome contains:
- a CDS encoding glucan biosynthesis protein G; the encoded protein is MTEVTRRTIVAGMAVAAAAIPAAANAQSTQKPPAPQPQTAPPANQPTFGFEDVIKRAREVSAAPYDASVTPLPEQLTKLDFDAWREIRFRSDRSMLGATGGRFRLQLFHLGHLFLRPVTINTIRDGVATPIPYTANLFDYGRAKFDKPLPVNLGFAGFRVHYPLNDPRGSDEILSFIGASYFRWLGRDQKYGLSARGLSIGTGLLDNNEEFPFFREFWIDTPDANTDHLTIYALLDSPSLAGAYKFVFTPGPETPVDVEANLFPRKPIDRMGLAPLTSMFFLGENDRHLNDRNKYDEFRTELHDSDGLLMHTDKGEWIWRPLRNPLVQEVHNFPVSNVKGFGLMQRDRNFSSYQDIELAYEERPSYWIEPKGNWGDGRIELIELATKDETFDNIITAFIPNTPIEAGKQFSFAYRMRSMHDGNNLNSLGKVLHTFNAPAYALGSAEAVGHNTRRFMIDFNEGDLAYYLNQPNAIEIVADATNGKVFRKFLVPNPAIKGFRVMLDLEVSADDTTTMTCFLQAGRRRLTETWAYSWKIYNF
- a CDS encoding type III PLP-dependent enzyme; translated protein: MTDRILEFFRARRAEGRDTGPCLVVDLEVVRDNYNAFARALPDTRVFYAVKANPQPAVLDLLAKLGSCFDTASVVEIQQVLATGCSPDRISFGNTIKKERDVARAYELGIRLFAVDSVAEVEKVARAAPGAKVFCRILCDGAGAEWPLSRKFGCVPEMAVGVLEHAHRLGLTAYGISFHVGSQQRNPKMWDGALKSSAGIFRELAERGIHLSMVNLGGGFPTKYLRDVPAVKAYGQSIFRSLRKHFGNRIPETIIEPGRGMVGNAGVIEAEVILVSKKANDDKVKWVYLDIGKFNGLAETMDEMIRYPIRTAVDGDEMEPCVIAGPTCDSVDVLYEKEPYMLPVSLEIGAKVLIEGTGAYTTTYSAVEFNGFPPLETHVI
- a CDS encoding N-acetyltransferase, yielding MTLSAHVSQPAVAGHQPVAAASLRALPDRRRIVIREERAADLNAREALLDSAMGLDRRLKSSERLREDQAPARGLALVATVDREVVGSVRLWHVRDADGRPALLLGPLAVKVKDRALGIGGMLMREAIARAAARGHGAILLVGDAAYYERFGFSAALTGALDMPGPVDRARFLGLELKPGTLAGARGCLLAPASARDVRRAA
- a CDS encoding homospermidine synthase, whose translation is MTDWPVHGRIDGAIVMIGFGSIGRGTLPLIERHFQFDKSKFVVIAPDDADRRLLDERGITFLHEAVTKENYRTLLEPLLKAGKGQGFCVNLSVDTGSVDLMEFCREIGVLYVDTVVEPWPGFYFDKSKGPEARTNYALRETLLAAKRRNPGGTTAVSTCGANPGMVSWLVKQALVNLAADLGVSIPTPTAREGWGKMMQQLGVKGVHIAERDTQRAKSPKPQRVFVNTWSVEGFVSEGLQPAELGWGTHEKWMPENARTHAEGCGAAIFLLQPGANTRVRSWTPTAQAQYAFLVTHNESISIADYFTVRDAAGKPAFRPTCHYAYHPCNDAVLSLHEMFGQGGKVQDKVHILEEDEIADGIDELGVLLYGHGKNAYWFGSQLSVEEARSIAPYQNATGMQVTSAVLAGMVWALENPTAGIVEADEMDYRRCLEVQLPYLGPVVGVYTDWTPLEGRPGFFPEDIDSSDPWQFRNVLVR